One genomic segment of Deltaproteobacteria bacterium HGW-Deltaproteobacteria-18 includes these proteins:
- the mutY gene encoding A/G-specific adenine glycosylase translates to MVPWRETYSPYHIWISEIMLQQTQMERGVEYFRRWIDRFPDVTSLAQAPQDEILKHWEGLGYYSRARNLHKAAQVVMEHHGGTLPSSMEGLLALPGIGPYTARAIASIAFKQDVCVVDANVERVVSRLYNIEQPVKSRQAQKEISEYGQRLLPSGHARNFNQALMEFGSLVCTPRSPSCPQCPLAQWCRAREAGVQEERPVVVKAPSPVYLTMATGILIHEGRILTQKRLAEDVWGNLWEFPGGVVEDGETPHEAVIREYMEETGLVVNHPEPIASFKHSFTRFRVTLHAFSVTLLSSPEELSLQAAQEHRWASWSEIMKLAFPAGHRKLVRHLENDQKFLAKVQP, encoded by the coding sequence GCCCTGGCGCGAAACCTACAGCCCCTACCACATCTGGATCTCGGAGATCATGCTGCAGCAGACCCAGATGGAGCGCGGCGTGGAATATTTCAGGCGCTGGATCGACCGTTTTCCGGATGTGACCAGTCTGGCCCAGGCTCCGCAAGACGAGATCCTGAAACACTGGGAGGGCCTTGGCTACTATTCACGCGCCCGCAATCTGCACAAGGCGGCGCAAGTGGTCATGGAACATCACGGCGGAACCCTGCCGTCCTCCATGGAAGGACTGCTGGCCCTGCCCGGGATCGGCCCCTACACGGCCAGGGCCATTGCCAGCATCGCCTTCAAACAGGACGTCTGCGTCGTGGACGCCAACGTCGAACGGGTCGTTAGCCGTCTGTACAACATCGAGCAACCAGTAAAATCCCGTCAGGCCCAGAAAGAAATCAGCGAATACGGACAGCGCCTCCTGCCAAGTGGGCATGCGCGAAACTTCAACCAGGCGTTGATGGAATTCGGCAGCCTCGTCTGCACGCCCAGAAGTCCGTCCTGCCCGCAGTGCCCCCTGGCGCAATGGTGCCGGGCCAGGGAGGCTGGAGTGCAGGAGGAAAGGCCTGTCGTGGTCAAAGCCCCCTCCCCCGTCTATCTGACCATGGCCACGGGCATACTGATCCATGAAGGAAGGATTCTGACGCAAAAACGGCTGGCCGAAGACGTCTGGGGCAACCTCTGGGAATTCCCGGGCGGCGTCGTGGAAGACGGGGAGACACCGCACGAGGCCGTGATCCGCGAATACATGGAAGAGACGGGCCTCGTCGTGAACCACCCCGAACCCATCGCGTCTTTCAAACACTCCTTCACGCGCTTCCGCGTGACCCTGCACGCCTTCAGCGTCACCCTGCTCTCGAGCCCCGAGGAACTGAGCCTTCAGGCCGCTCAGGAGCATCGCTGGGCCAGCTGGTCCGAAATCATGAAGCTGGCCTTTCCGGCCGGTCACCGCAAACTCGTCCGCCACCTCGAGAACGATCAAAAATTTTTGGCAAAGGTACAACCATGA